In Bos indicus isolate NIAB-ARS_2022 breed Sahiwal x Tharparkar chromosome 25, NIAB-ARS_B.indTharparkar_mat_pri_1.0, whole genome shotgun sequence, the DNA window aaccagatcccacatgctgcaactagaagTTCCCTGCATGCTGCCATGAAGACTGAAGGTCCTGGGTGCCACAACTAAGCAGCCAgttgtgcagccaaataaatattaaaaaataaaatacagctgaTAAATTCATACCTCAGAAAGGATGCTTTTTGGGTGCCTGAGGcccatatgcatatattttattaggGCCTTAAAACTCCTGATTCTCTTAGCTTGATCAGTCTTATGAAGACACATTGAAAAGAaaaccccacacacacccaccactGCAGCACAGAAGAGGCCGTGAGGCCAACAGTGCCAGTTCCCCGGGCCCGCTcggccccaccctcccccaggccACCAGCTACACCTGAGCCCGGAGGGCAAGGAATCAGGCTGACCTGGGGCGCCATCCTCAAACTTCTCCTCCTTGTAGTGGTCGACGACAATGTCTGTTTCCACAGAGATCAGCTTCTTCTTGTCAAACTCACGCAGGTGGAGCAAGGTCAGCTCATCAAACTGCTCGTAGCAGAAGAGAACCTGTGCAGGCCGAGACGGCGTCATCAGGCGGGCAAGCCTCCGCCCAGGACAGAGCGGGGCTCCTGGGCCTCCTGGATGAAGTGAGTGGTTTAGAGACAGCTCTCAGCGAGCAGGAACGCGGAGGATGTTCACAGAGAGACCCTCGCATCACTTGCTAGAGAGGGGATCAGAAGGCAACCCAGGCCCGCCTCTGCCTGTGGACGGCTCACCGCGCAGCTCTCCCGGTCCCCGCACAGCCCGTCAGTTCCCAATGAGCATGCCCCTCCTTCAGGGCTCAGGGCCCCCGCCCTCTGACCTGGCCGGAGGGGAGAACAGGTGTGGGGCGCCCGGCTCACCGACCTCCGTGTTTTTCCGCTTCATGGCCTCGTAGTAGGGCGAGTGCTCCGCCAGGTGCCGGTTGGGGGCACACAGGTAGTAGATGTTGCGGGTGCCGGCCTGCATGCGGCTGGCGTAGTCCGAGAGGCTGGTCAGCTGCCCAGCAGGCAGTGCTGACGACTCGTACCGCAGCAGCTTCGCGATGTCCTCCTGCAGACGGCAGAGGCTGGGTCACTGGAGTTCCGGGTCCCGGCTCTGGAAGCCTCCAGACTGAGGGGCACAGACCTCAGGGCCTCCAGTAAGGGAGGACGGCTCTGGCTGGCCTGGTGACCCACTGCATCTGCAGCCGAGGCAGCTGCTGCAGGAGCCCAGCCTGGGGTGGCACACTGGGCTGACCCGGGGTCTGGGGGACCTGGGACTCCAGTGCAGGCCCCTGGGCCCCCCCACTGGCCATTCCAGCTTGCCCAGGGCCTCGCTGAGTGGGCCTTTCTGGGTGAGCTGTGTGCATGGTCCCAGGAGTGGCCAGGCCCTGTCTGTGACAGAGCCGCTGTTAGACCCAGCAGCCTCCCTCTGTCCTGAATCACAGACCTTCTCTCGCGGAGCAGGGCACGGGAGTGTGAAGTCCACGCTCTCCAGCCCTCCTCACAGCAGTGTGTGAACCAAAGTAGGTGTGTGACTTGGACAACGGACCCTGGAAGGAGGggtgtgtctgtctctgcttGGCTGAGACCTGTACGTGACCACGGGTGGAGTCATCAATGAGGACGGAGGACCAGCAACAGGCTAGGGCCTGGTCGTGCCCTGATGATAAACCCTGCCGCATCTACACCACCGCCTCATCTGACAAACCACGGTGCCCAAAGGGCACAGTCCAGGCGAGGGTGATGTGGCGCGGATGCAAGGGGAGCAGACAGGGATCTGGGAGCCCACCCGGCAAGCCAGGCTCTAGGTGCAGAGGCTCAGTTCATGCTCTGGTGCTCGATACAGATCCTAACAAACACGAGACACCAGTAAAGGGCTTAGACAAGCCTCTGGCCCCACCTGGGTGCTGCTCCCATGGACACAGAGGGTGCATGTGGAGCCCAAGCAGGCGGTGCCTGAGCTGTTGGACAATGTGGGTAAGAAGGGCTCGGGGGGTGTGCAGGTTGGCAGCCTGGGCACTCGGCCCCTGTCCCACCCTCCCCGGCCTGCAGAAGCACCCGAGACCCCTGAGGTGGTCAGTCACTCTCCTTTGTATTACAACTTAAAAGTGGCCCCAAAATGTTTATGGAACAATCTTACTGTTTTTAAGTAATTATGCAGTTAACTGACCCCTGGCCCGTGTTGAAGGACTTCTGCCCCATCACATGAGCTGCCCTCCCCACCCATGAACCAGGCACCTGGCCTGTCCCTGCTTCTGTGACCTCAAGTCCCCCAGGCCCTTGTGGGAGGAGACGGCGCACACCTCCACCCCTCTGGCCATAGGCAGGGGCCCTGGAGGAGCCGGGCCTGCCGGGACCACCTGTGGGGTCCAGAGGCCTAACCCCTGGAAGTGTGGCTGGCCATCCTCACGTCCCAGGAAGCTCAGGTGTCTGCTCTTCAGCGGTGTCCTCCATAGTCCAAGGCTGCCCAGAGGAAGGCCCGAGACCCAGACCCTACCTTGACCTCCTGCTCAGCTGTGGTCACGATTCCCTCTCTCACAAACAAGCCGTAATCTTCAAAAAACCTGGCATATTTCTCAGCATCTTTTTTACTCTGGTCAGTGAAGAATTTTATCAGCCTCTGCTGCAGAACGCCCTGGAGTTTTCTACAGaacagaaaagcatttattaCAAGAAAGCAACTTTCACAGAATACCATCAAACAGCAGGACATGAGCCACCTAATAATCAGAGGAGTGAAGACATCCCAGAAAGGAAGGGCGACCTGTCGTTGACTCCAGTAAAGGAGACAGGCGCCCCCTAGAGGCAGGAACCCCTAGGGCTtaccttgtggttcagctggtaaagatttaTGGACCAGGATTTTCACCACAGCACATAAAACACAATTATGAACAAGCTTGTGTTCAACAGGAAAGAACAGGTTGAAATGAATGATGGAAAACTACACGCCATTAAAAATTACACCCTCTAACATGATTCTTAATGACATGAAAAAGTGCCTGAGttgaaagaaaaaccagaaagatCCCAGTATGGATAAATTACAGAGTACACATATATACTAAGTATGCAAAAAACTACTTGTTGTACTTTGTATTTTTCATAATTATGATCcatgcttgtatattttaattttggtttataCTGTAtagaggcttccttggtggctcagatggtaaagaatctgcctgtagtgcaaagacttgagtttgatccctgggttgggaagatcccctggagaagggaatagctacccactccagtattcttgcccggagaatcccatggactgaggagcctggcgggctgcagtccttggggctgcaaagagtcagacatgactgagcactaacactttcacttttcaccctgGACATACTATACGTGCACTACAGTTTTACAAAATTGGTATTTTTTGCATCAGGATATTTACCAGAACGTTACATAAAGGCATAAAATTTTGAACAACTCTTTTAGTGGGATTAGGGGGTGTTTTTACTTCCTTAATATTCtgccttgggacttccttggtggtgcagtggctgggGACCACCGTGCAGTGCAGGGACACAGgctcggtccctggtcagggagctgggccCCTGCACGGCACAGGGCGGCTGagcctgagccacaactactgagcccatgtgctgcgcCAGAGGACCCTGTGCGCCACAGCCACAACCTGAAAAGGAAGAGATGTTTAAGAAGTATTCTGCGTCtcctttaaaaaggtaaaattacCATCTGTTTTTCAGGGTAGGGAAACAATAACATTTAATGTTCATTTcagcttttcctctttttattctcATCCTGAAAAACTCGGTCCATCAGCCACAGGGCAGAACGGGACAGGGCAGTGCCTGCGTCTGGTGGGGGGAGCCACAGCAGCTTAGATGGGACGAAGAGGTGTCCGTGCAGGGCAAGGgttggggaagcctggcgtgcggtGTCAGAGCCCAAGGACCCCAGAagagggcagaggctggggaCAGCGGGTGGCCCACAGTGTGGCATCAGGGCCTAAGTCAGTGAGGGagctggggagctgggggagggcggGCTTGTTTCAGGGAGAGGGCCAGAGAGGTAACACTCTGGGGATAATCAGGCAGATTCCGCACCGTTGGGAGCAGACGGGAAGGTGGAAGACAAAGCACAACGGGGACGGGGCAAAGGAGTCAGCCTGGGCGAGCTCCCGCTAAGCCTGGGACAGTAGCAGACCATAACTCCTGagtaaaatggaaatcaaatcACGTAAATAAGTtgtaaaaatattacaaaaagtgTATGTATAAGAAATGAACCCACAGCTACAAAATACCACTCCCACATATCATTACTaattacagagagaaaaaaggaatttcACCTGCAAAGGCTGGCAGACACCCCCTTAGTCAAGTGTCAGCACCAGTGAGGGGACAGCTCCCGTCTCGGCCCACCTGACAGGACGCACACGGCCCCACTGCACCCGAGCACGCAGGGCATCAAGACCCATCCCAGGGCCACCCGGGAGATCACGGGGACCTCAGACGCACACAGGTCTTGAGAGTCAGGGAATGACTGGACCTCAGCCAGCCTCCAGGCCAGAGAAACGCCACAGCTGAAGGCATGCATGACCCTGGACGGGACCCTCTCGCTGCAGAGGACACAATAGGCGTGCGGTGCGGGCGGTCTGTGGAGATGTGGCAGGTCCGCCCCGCTGCATGTGTCCTCTAGAAGTGCACCCAAGATGCGGGGCCAGTGGGCATGTGGCAGACAGCTGACTTTCCCAGGGCTTAGGGAAAATGGATTCTGTGTCACACTTCTTGTAAAGAATTTCACTTAAGGCTGACTCTGTTGGTAAAGATGACAACCCAGCCCTGGAAAACCACAAGCAGTGACCGAATGGCTGGACACGGCCGCGCCTGCAGCCTTGGTCCTGCCAGTGTCTGGGTCAGCCCAGCTCCGGCTGTGGGGGACAGAGCACGTGGCTGCAGTCAGAAGACGTGGGCTCAAATCCAGGCTCACTCCCTGGTGGCAGTGACCTCCCTGTGACTCGGTTTCCACAACTGTGACATGGAGACCTAGTGGGTCCCACCCCCGAGGAGACAGGGGCTGCACCCAGGAGGGGCTCGGGACGGTCCGGGGGAGAATAAACGCTCAGCAGACCGAAGCTGTGGCCACCATTAGGACAGGAGACAAGAAGGACAGCCACCCCTGCCCATGTAGATTCCAAGAGCGACGTCTCCAGGCGGGTCCCAGGCCCAGCTCTTGCTTCCTTTCCACCATTAGTGACCTTCTGGACTGAGGTCAGACGTCCTGGCTCTGGGCCTGTCCTCCACCTCGTCTGTCCAGGACAgcctctggagcctccctgccGCGGCCGCCctggggccgggggccggggctCGGCTGAGGGAGGGACACGTGGCAGCAGGAGCGCTTCTGCACGTCGGTCCCCAAAACCCTCATGGAAACCGAAGGGAACCACGAGGCAGAGCACAGGTAAACTGCATGTGCCCCTGCCACAGCTCCGTGGGCACCTGTGCTCCAGGCTGGGCAGCTTCGAGCCCACCTCTGGTGGCAGAGGCAGGCCTGCCCAGGCAGTGCCACATCCGCTGACTCACCTGATGAGCGCGCTCTCCTGCAGCAGCTCCCGGCTGAGGTTCAGGGGGATGTCCTCGCTGTCCACCACACCTGAGACGTGGCCACGTGTGGGTAAGAGCAGCGGACACTCGGGGGCTTCCCTGCCCAACCCCTCATCCCAGAATTCACCCACGCTGTGTCCAGGTCATGACCTGGGTCACAGGGTCGGAAGAAAAGCAGGCAAGGCCAGCAAGCCTCTGCCGGGACAGTTTCTACAATTTCAGCATCTGCTGGACTCTCTGAAAGCCACCTCCTAGATTTTTTGCTCAAAATCATAAAACTGTCATGGATCAGTCAACCGAACCCAGTGTCTGGAGGCGGGGAGCTCGAGAAGAGGCCCTGAGCTATGAGGATGCGGCTCCCCCACTGACACCCCCCATCCCCTGAGCTCAGCACAGGTGAGCCTTCCCAGGAGGAGCTGCTCCCAGGGCTGCAGGGCCTCAGCCACACGCTGGGCACAGATACGAACCCCGGACGAAGCGCAGCCACGTGGGCAGGATGTTGGTGGCCTTGGTCTGGATGAGGACCTTGCGGCTGTACAGCGACACGCTGGAGCCCAGCTCCCGGCTCACGTCAAACATGGATGGTTTCTGGAGGCAAAGCAAGGGCAGTGTCAGGAGGAGCAGGCCCTGCAGAGGCGGAGTGCCACAGTCAGGGGCCCTTCCTGAGGCCGTCTAGGCCAGGAGATTTGGGGTGTATGTGTGGTGCCCGGAGAGGCTGGCCCCGACACCAAGGCTCTGGGCCAGGCGGGGCCTCTCTGGGCAGCTGCCGCCCTCCCCATAAACACGATGACTGGTCTGACCCTCTGAACAGAACCTAACCTGCTGGggccaggggttggcaaactagaGCCCACAGGCCAGATCAACCGTTCACGCAGCTTAGAAcagttcttccatttttaaatggtaggaaaaaagcaaaaaagagtaCCTTATGACATGTGAAAAGTAAGAGAAATTCAAGTTCCCATGTCTTGGGACATGCTTCTGGAACCCAGCCCCACGCGCCTGTCTCAGTGTGGCCCATAGGCCCTGGCACTGAACTCGGCAGTGGAGCGCATGCTGGCGCAGGGCCCGCGACGGCCAGAGGGTCACCTCTACCGAGCCTGCTCCCGACCAGGACTGCAGTCTGCACACAGCCCTGTGGGGATCTGCTTAAGCGGGGACCCAGGGCTCTGCTTTCCTGACAGGTCCTGGGGATGCACGTGCATGCTCAGCAGAGAGAAATGGGCTCCAGGCTCAAAGCCAGGAAGGCTGGGTTCAACCCGAGCGCGGGCCGGGGCGGGTGGGGGTGCGCACCGCGTCCGGCACATAGAAGATGCTGCGGATGCTGAGCGGCGCGTCCGTCCTGTAGTGCAGGGTGTAGCGTGGCCTGTCGTGGGCCTGCGCAACGTAGCGGTAGAACTCCTCGTGCTGCCCCTCGCCCACGTCCTTGGGGTCCATCATCCAGATCGCCTGGAAACGGAGGAACAGGGATGTTGTTTCAGACACGCCTTCCCAACAATGTGTGGGCAGAGCTCGCGGTGCCCAGTGctggacagacagatggacacaCACATGGCTCTGGAACCAGTGCCCTGTCCCCAGCAGTATCAGGAAGAGCAAGCGGGAGGCAAAACCTGGACGAGGCCGCACATGACCAGCACCAACCGCCGGGAGGTGAGAGGCTCAGGGAAGGCAACTGAGCCGGAAAGGCAGAGAGCGCCAAGGCGCTCCCACCAGCTTGAGCCCTGAAAACACGGTAAGACGCCAGACGCAGAAGGCCACGTGATTtctgattccatttctatgaaacgTCCAGAATAAGCAACCAGGAAGCGGACAGTGGTTACTGGGGGCTCAGGGAAGGGGCTGGTGATGCTGGGGGTCTCTTTCTGAGGGGGGCAGGGGTGACCTTTTCTAGAACTGACGGTGCTGAGGgcagagtgactgaacacagcCAGGAGCGCGGGGCGTGCGCTGTGAAGGTGACTCCTGGCGCACATGGACCTGCACCCACAGGTCTCGCCGCCCTTCCCGCCCAGAACATCCCATGCTGGGGCTCGGCCAGCCACCCCAGGCCCATCTGCCTGGCTGGCCCGACAGGCAGCAGCTCAGCTCCAAGGCGGCCAAGCCCGCATGCAGCAGGCCTCACCTGCAGAGTGTTCATGCGCCTTCCATTCAGGTACAAAGGGAAGCTGACAAAGTTGCTGTACTTTGTCACCACATCtggaagacacagaaacaacGAATACCAGAAGCTTCTAGACACGAAAGCTCTGGGAAGCCTcgtccctgccctgcccccacggGGAGTAGAACTTGCTCCAGAACCGGGTCAGGGGGCCCAGGCCACCGTGAGACATGCACACCTCTTGGCAGCCCAATCAGGGTTTCATGGGGTACCGTGACCCCTGGAAGGCGCTGGGCACGTTCAGTAGCATCAATGAGACCTGGACAGCGGGGAGTACCCAGCACTGCGCCCACTCTGGTGGTCCGGAGCCTGGACTCAGGCCGGGTGGGTGGTCAGTGACACCACACAGCAGTGGGACGAAGATGCGACCCTGAGCCCCCACCAAGCTTGTCCCGGCAGCCTAGGCTCACGCTCACCTCGAACCCGGGCCTCGCTGGCGAACTCTCTGCTGTCGGCCTTGAGGTGGATGATGATTTTCGTCCCAGTTCTAACTCCCGAGGCTTCGGCAACTTCAAACACCCCAGAGctaagaggggaaggggaggtgagTCCATCCGTCAGCGCTGACAAGGCCCGTGTGGCCCCGGGACTCGAACAGAAAGGGAGCCAGAGCCTCGCCACTTCTGAACCCAGCTGTGACCCCCTCCCCCGGGGACAGTGGTGCTGGGGTTGGGGTGTGGGGCTCCTGCTCATGAGCACAACCTCTGGGCCTCAAGTTCCCTGTGGTGGCCGGCGAGCGCCAGACCCCGGGAGACCCCCTCCTGTGAGGCCTCCACGTTCCGGAGTCCCACTCTGCATGGCGGGTGACAGTTGCCTTGGTGGCTCCAGGGCCTGGGGGACACTCTATGCGTGACATGGGACccattcactcactcacccatCTGAAAGCCACCGGTACCCAAGGCTGCCTGCATCCACCGAGCGAGAATAGACCTCGACTCTGTCGGCCACCATGAAGGCTGAGTAGAAGCCCACACCGAACTGGCCGATGATCTTGCTGCCAGCCTCCGCCTGGTTCTGCAGCGCATCCAGAAAGGCCTGTAGGGTGAGGCCGGTCAGAGGGGCGTGTCACGCGGGAATGGACTGGCTTTGAACTTGGGGTCAGCCAGTTTCTAGCTGTGGGCAAAGTACCCACTCCAGCCGGTCCATCCAGCAAATAACAAACTACCTCTGAGGGCCCCATGATGACGCAGGGAAATCCTGGACAGAGGGCCCCCAGTGGCACAAACGCGCTGGAGGACAGTCCTCTGAAGCTGGCATCCAGCACGTCTGGGACCAGCCCTGATCGGAGCTGCCCTTAGGATGCTTGACCTGAGGGGAGCGGTGGTAGCACCCTAGGGAAGGTGGGGGCCTCACCTTTGACCCGGACCTGGCGATGGTTCCCAGGTTGGACACCAGCTCCTCCCGGCTCATCCCGACGCCGGTGTCCTAGGAGACAGACAGGCTGAACACCAGGGCGTGTGTGCGGAGCGCCAGGCACAAGCGCACAAGACGGACCTGCTCATGGCCCGTGACATCACAACAGGGTTGTCAGGAAAGGCAGATTCCAGTCACACCAGCCAGGCCTTACTGGGGAAACCTCACCAGAGGACAGACTAACTTAGATACAGGGACAAAACCGAGTCCAGGAAGAGCTTCACAGCGTCACACGATTTGTGACAAAGGTTCCAAgacaaatcactgcagacgggaAGAACAAATGGTGCCGAAACAAGCAGCAGCCACAGGCGGAGCAGCGCCCAGCCCATCTCCCTTACGCAGACACCATGTGATCAGAGGGCTGAGTGTAAGAGCCAAGGCTGcgaaacttctaaaagaaaagacAGGAGGAAATGGTTTATCTCTCTGGAACAGGTAGAGACTTCTTCAGTAGGTCACCAAAAGCATGAAACATAAAAGTGATAAACTGCATTTCACTAAGAACTTATGCTTTTCAAAAGCCAttacctaagaaaataaaaaggcaagtcaCCGActagggaaaaatatttgcaaagtgtaTCTGATATAGGACTTGAatctagaatatacaaagaacttacaATGCAATAAAAtgacaaacaacctgattaaaaatgagcaaaaatctGAAAGGCATTTCACAAAGAAGATTCATGTGAATGACAAGCACCTTTAACCATTAGGGAAGTGAAGttaagtgaagtagctcagtcgtgtccgactctgtgcaactccatggactatacctgccaggctcctcatccatgggattctccaggcaagaacactggagggggttgccatttccttctccaggggatcttcctgacccagggatcgaatcagggtctcccacattgcaggcagacgctttaacctctgagccaccagggtccccaACCATTAGGGAATGGCTCACTAAAATGCTCGCTCACTAAAATGGCTGAAATTAAAGACCAACAATGACGAGCATGTCAAGGACGTGCTGCCAGGAGGAACGCAAATGGGACACCTGCTTTTGGCAACGCTTGGCAGTTTCTTCTAAAGTTAAACAGACACTTTCCTTACAACCCAGCAGTCCTATTCCaaggtatttacccaaaagaaatgaaaacatgtgtccacacaaagactGAAATATTCATGGCAGCTCGATCCCTATCATCTCCAGTGCTCACTGGAGAAGCTGGTGAAGAGACTGGTGAAGCTGTGATGCCTTCATACAGCAGAACACTTCTCAGTAACAGAAAGGAATAAACTACTGATCTGTCTGACCGCGTGGAGAACTCTCAAAACCACTGTGACAAGTGAAAAGTCAAACTCAAGAGACCACCTCCTGTGTAACTGTGTTTATGTGAGACCATAGAAAATAGAAAACCACAGCCGCAGAAAGCAGGCCAGTGCTGATGAGGGCTAGGAAGGCTGGGGAATGCTGGGTGACGACCCCAGTGATATGGTGGGCCCACGACTGTGTTAGCCTAAACTCCCTGAACACGTGAACCTGGGGGACCTGATCGTACATAaacatacttcaataaagcttCTTAAAACAGCAGCAGCGGCCGGCAAGAAAGGCACACACGCACAGAGCAGAGAGGAGCAGACAGAAGATCACAAACCAGCGGCTGTTCTGAGCGGCGGAGCCAGGCCTGCTGGGAAGGGGCCCACAGGGGTGGACGCCCCCCAGAGACGTGGGCAGTAGGGCCTAGAGCAGCTACCTCGGGAACGTGATGGCCCTCAGGGCCACCGCCTGATAAACCCCACTTCTGCCTTTCTAACTTTATGACCTTAAACTGTAATAGCACCAAAAGTATTGCTGTGTCTACAGTAAGACTGTTAATCCAAACAGCTGTGATTAAAATACAGTACCAGAGAACATACAAGAACATGCAATAAAAGTACGGTCAAAAATGTGAAGAgcacagctgacccttgaacagcagCAGCTGGATGCAGAACTGTGGGTACAGAGGAACCACAGAGGAAGACTCACAAACGTGGAGGAACCAGGTATTCAGAGGACAGACTATACGTTCTGTGTGGATCTTAGACTGTGAGGAGGGCCTCCCCTCTCAACCCaagtgttgttcaagggtcaccttacataaaaaatactatttggtttaaaaatctgttaagggaattccttggtggtccagtggttaggactccacggtCCCAATGctgagagcctgggttcaatcccaggggaagtaagatcccacaagccacgcagAGTGgtcaaaaaaacttttttaacctGTTTGGATATATAGACAAACCCTATTAGACATATACTGAAATGTTAACAGTACTTATCTTTGAATGATGGGGCTCCTCTTCaaagagggaaccctcttacactgttgatgggaatgtaaattggtgcagccactatgaaaaacagtatgaaggctcctcacaaaactaaaaacagggttcccacatgatccagcaatcccactcctgggcatatatccagatacAACTCCAATTCAcgaagatacacacaccccatgcttacagcagcactgttcacaatagtcaagacctGGAAAtaagctaaatgtccatcgatGGATGGATGGAAAAGATGTGGCGTGTGTGTCACACACACGATGGAGTGTGACTCagccagaaagaagaatgaaacaatgccatctgtagcaacacggatggactGAGAGATTAGAGAAGGACGATTATCTTATAATATCACCAAGATGTGACTAAGACAAGACACAAATCTATGAAACAGTAACAGAatcagacatagggaacagacttgcAGCTGCCACAGgacagggcaggtggagaagggaaggactggGCGTTTGGGGTGAGCAGATGCAAACAGGAATATATAGGAGCAAACaccaagggcctactgtatacagcacagggaactatattcagttcaAGGTGGTCAGCAGGCCACTGGGAGCCTAGAGACGTGACGGACAGGCAGCCCGTCTCCCGGCCCATCAGGGGAGGCACCTGGATTGTGATGGTGCCTCTGTCGGCGTCGGTCTGCAGGTGAATCTCCATGTCTGGCAGCGCTTGGCCTTCAGACACCAGCTTATGACGCAGCTTTTCCAAGGCGTCGCTCGCGTTGGAGATGAGCTCACGAATGAACACCTATGTAAATGGAGATGAGACCTGTCTGTTAGCAGCCTCTGCAGCAGTGTTACCGGCTGGGGGGAAGCGTTTAGCCAGATAAAGACTTCCCACCGTCCTCAAAGCCAGTTTCCCCAGAGCCCCCCGCAGGATGACTGGAGGTGGATCATGTTCCCCTGGCCCAGCTTTCTGTCACCTCTGACTCTACTGTTGCTTCCTCAGCATCAGCCTGGAGCTAGGAGTCTGTTACTGCCAACTTCAAGGGCCCGTAAGATGACTTCTTTCTCAACTCTTGCCCAGGGATGTCAAAATATCCTCAAAACATATTTTCTCTTCTCCGGGAAGGGCTCACCAGCTTCACTTAATCTAGTGGGTTGCCACAAACCAGACCTCCCACGTTCAGGAGAAAAGGGGGCCAGAGGCCCCACGACCGACCCGGGTGTGCACAGCTCTTCTCCTCTGAGAAAGCTCCACTCACAGTCAGACGCAGCACATGGGAGGGCTGACCTGGCCCCAAGAGAAGAAGCGGGATGTCACAGGGCCACCTGGGGATGGAGTTCAGCAGGACAAGACCTGGACATACTTCCTAGAAGGTCCTTTCATTTTGGAAAGCTGTGCTTTACCCCTCTCAAATTCTCTGC includes these proteins:
- the TRAP1 gene encoding heat shock protein 75 kDa, mitochondrial, coding for MARELRTLLLWGRRLRAPALAAACGGKPVLCPWRPPAQSWGPPRSLASSFHVGRPFSSQAAEDQAEAGPLHSVISSSEAVQGSATKHEFQAETKKLLDIVARSLYSEKEVFIRELISNASDALEKLRHKLVSEGQALPDMEIHLQTDADRGTITIQDTGVGMSREELVSNLGTIARSGSKAFLDALQNQAEAGSKIIGQFGVGFYSAFMVADRVEVYSRSVDAGSLGYRWLSDGSGVFEVAEASGVRTGTKIIIHLKADSREFASEARVRDVVTKYSNFVSFPLYLNGRRMNTLQAIWMMDPKDVGEGQHEEFYRYVAQAHDRPRYTLHYRTDAPLSIRSIFYVPDAKPSMFDVSRELGSSVSLYSRKVLIQTKATNILPTWLRFVRGVVDSEDIPLNLSRELLQESALIRKLQGVLQQRLIKFFTDQSKKDAEKYARFFEDYGLFVREGIVTTAEQEVKEDIAKLLRYESSALPAGQLTSLSDYASRMQAGTRNIYYLCAPNRHLAEHSPYYEAMKRKNTEVLFCYEQFDELTLLHLREFDKKKLISVETDIVVDHYKEEKFEDGAPAGDCLSEKETEDLMAWMRNALGSRITDVKVTLRLDTHPAMITVLEMGAARHFLRMRQLAKTQEERAQLLQPTLEINPRHVLIKKLSQLRDSEPDLAQLLVDQIYENAMITAGLIDDPRPMVGRLNQLLVKALERH